In the Arthrobacter sp. 31Y genome, one interval contains:
- the disA gene encoding DNA integrity scanning diadenylate cyclase DisA, giving the protein MARSPEESLKATLARVAPGTPLRDGLERILRGRTGALIVLGYDRTIDSICSGGFDIGIDFSPTRLRELAKMDGAIICDKDASNIVRAAVQLVPDSSIETQESGTRHRTAERVAIQTGVPVISVSQSMQIIALYVNGLRHVLEGSEKVLARANQALATLERYSARLDQVTSSLSALEIEALVTVRDVAVTLQRQEMVRRISEEIAQYVLELGEDGRLLSLQVEELTMGRGPGSDVIIRDYSDPDATPEEIEEAVQALLNLGPTELIDLSRIAHIIGFAGGVEQLDAVVQPRGYRLLSGLKSVPKAVADRLVDYFGGLQNLMAATIDDLMTVDGIGDQRARTVREGLSRMAEASLLDRFL; this is encoded by the coding sequence ATGGCCCGGAGCCCGGAAGAGTCGCTTAAGGCGACCCTTGCCAGAGTCGCACCCGGAACTCCATTGCGTGACGGCCTGGAACGCATTCTCCGTGGACGCACCGGCGCCTTGATCGTTCTGGGCTACGACCGCACCATCGACTCCATCTGTTCCGGCGGGTTCGATATCGGCATCGATTTCTCCCCCACGCGTCTCCGCGAGCTGGCCAAGATGGACGGCGCCATCATCTGTGACAAGGATGCCAGCAACATCGTCCGGGCCGCCGTCCAGTTGGTGCCCGATTCCAGTATCGAAACCCAGGAATCAGGGACCAGGCACCGCACCGCAGAGCGTGTGGCCATCCAGACCGGCGTTCCCGTTATTTCCGTCAGCCAGTCCATGCAAATCATCGCCCTCTACGTAAACGGTTTGCGCCACGTCCTGGAAGGCTCAGAAAAGGTCCTGGCCCGCGCCAACCAAGCCTTGGCGACCTTGGAGCGGTACAGCGCCAGGCTGGACCAGGTCACCAGCTCGCTTTCGGCCCTGGAGATCGAGGCACTGGTCACGGTCAGGGACGTTGCGGTCACGCTGCAGCGCCAGGAAATGGTCCGCCGCATCTCCGAGGAAATCGCCCAGTACGTGCTGGAACTCGGTGAAGACGGCCGGCTGCTCTCACTCCAGGTGGAGGAGCTCACCATGGGGCGCGGGCCCGGCAGCGATGTCATCATCCGTGACTACTCCGATCCGGACGCTACGCCCGAAGAAATCGAGGAAGCCGTCCAAGCACTCCTCAACCTGGGCCCCACAGAACTGATCGACCTCAGCCGCATTGCTCACATCATTGGCTTCGCCGGTGGGGTGGAGCAGTTGGACGCCGTGGTGCAGCCTCGCGGATACCGCCTGCTGTCCGGTTTGAAGTCAGTGCCCAAGGCTGTGGCCGACCGTCTGGTGGACTACTTCGGCGGGCTCCAGAACCTCATGGCAGCCACCATTGATGATCTGATGACCGTGGACGGAATCGGCGATCAGCGTGCCCGTACAGTCCGCGAAGGCTTGAGCCGCATGGCCGAGGCGAGCTTGCTGGACCGCTTCCTTTAG
- the atzF gene encoding allophanate hydrolase produces MSGPTVERVLAALKAIDAVDRPEIWIHLRGRDELLAEAARIDAAVEAGEDLPLAGLLLAVKNNVDLAGLITTAACPGFGDLPARDAVSVARLRAAGALVLGATNLDQFATGLVGTRSPYGAVRDSRRPERISGGSSSGSAVAVALGLVDIAIGTDTAGSGRIPAALQGIVGIKPTLGVVSTEGVVPACRSWDTATIFARDLATAELAMGIMAGEGRSWPADVKFAAPATPRVAYPAALPALPDAWALEFEAQIERLRSTGVVAEPIDVDVFLEAARLLYDGGLVAERYAAVGSFIDQVQAGGVSATLDPTVAGIVTKAGRIPAHQYVADTASLERLRDEAMRRLVGFDALVVPTAPFHPTLAEVAADPVGVNSRMGTYTNFCNLFDLSAVAVPAGTVTDEDGVSQFGLTVIARAFEDGVAADIARRIERTPEKPELFAAGAARAASTKPAAPEVSWPVAAGAGVVPLVVVGAHRKGQPLAAELERRGAFWDGRVITAARYRMVALETTPPKPGVVRSEQGTGLVAERWLLSEAALGSFLADLPEPMLLGSITLDDGSTAVGFACDAVAAAGARDITEYGDWIKYLEESPAVPGNQGLWREAGSALLTGLSRGQR; encoded by the coding sequence ATGAGCGGGCCCACGGTGGAACGCGTCCTCGCCGCGCTTAAGGCGATTGACGCCGTCGACCGTCCTGAAATCTGGATTCATTTGCGGGGACGGGATGAATTGCTCGCAGAGGCGGCCAGGATTGACGCCGCCGTGGAGGCCGGGGAGGACCTGCCCCTTGCCGGCCTCCTGCTCGCCGTAAAGAACAACGTGGATCTTGCCGGTCTGATCACGACGGCGGCGTGCCCCGGCTTTGGCGATTTGCCCGCCCGGGATGCGGTGTCGGTTGCTCGGCTCCGCGCTGCGGGCGCGTTGGTGCTTGGGGCCACCAACCTGGACCAGTTCGCCACGGGACTGGTGGGTACCCGCAGCCCGTATGGAGCCGTGCGCGATTCGCGGCGTCCGGAGCGAATTTCCGGCGGTTCAAGTTCGGGTTCCGCAGTGGCGGTGGCCTTGGGCTTGGTGGACATCGCCATCGGGACGGACACAGCGGGTTCGGGCCGGATTCCTGCTGCCCTGCAGGGAATTGTGGGGATCAAACCGACTCTAGGCGTGGTGTCCACCGAGGGCGTGGTTCCTGCATGCCGTTCCTGGGATACCGCCACGATTTTCGCCCGGGACCTCGCCACTGCCGAGCTCGCTATGGGCATCATGGCCGGGGAGGGTCGTAGCTGGCCCGCGGACGTGAAGTTCGCCGCGCCGGCCACACCGCGGGTGGCCTATCCGGCCGCCCTGCCAGCCCTCCCGGACGCGTGGGCGCTCGAGTTCGAGGCACAGATCGAGCGGCTGCGGTCCACCGGGGTGGTGGCCGAGCCCATTGATGTGGACGTCTTCCTGGAGGCAGCACGGCTGCTGTACGACGGCGGATTGGTGGCCGAACGCTACGCCGCCGTCGGGAGCTTCATTGACCAGGTGCAAGCCGGCGGGGTTTCTGCCACGCTCGATCCCACCGTTGCGGGGATCGTCACCAAAGCGGGCAGGATCCCTGCGCACCAGTACGTAGCGGACACCGCGTCTTTGGAGCGGCTCCGCGACGAGGCCATGCGGCGGCTGGTCGGCTTCGATGCCCTGGTGGTGCCAACAGCCCCCTTCCATCCGACGCTGGCCGAGGTCGCGGCCGATCCCGTCGGGGTCAATTCCCGGATGGGCACGTACACGAACTTCTGCAACCTCTTTGATCTCAGCGCTGTTGCGGTGCCGGCAGGTACGGTCACTGACGAAGACGGCGTCTCCCAGTTCGGCCTGACGGTCATTGCCCGAGCCTTCGAGGACGGCGTGGCCGCGGATATCGCCCGGCGAATCGAGCGCACGCCGGAGAAGCCAGAGCTGTTCGCTGCCGGTGCTGCGCGCGCTGCCAGCACTAAGCCTGCCGCGCCAGAGGTTTCCTGGCCAGTTGCCGCGGGCGCCGGCGTCGTTCCCTTGGTTGTGGTGGGCGCCCACCGGAAGGGCCAGCCCTTGGCGGCGGAACTTGAGCGGCGCGGAGCTTTCTGGGACGGCCGGGTGATCACTGCGGCCCGGTACCGAATGGTGGCCTTGGAAACCACCCCTCCCAAGCCCGGCGTGGTTCGATCCGAACAAGGAACCGGGCTCGTGGCAGAAAGGTGGCTGCTTTCCGAAGCTGCGTTGGGGTCTTTCCTCGCTGACTTGCCCGAACCCATGCTGCTGGGGTCCATCACCTTGGACGATGGGAGCACGGCGGTGGGATTCGCATGCGATGCAGTAGCCGCGGCAGGCGCGCGGGACATTACCGAGTACGGCGATTGGATTAAATATTTGGAAGAAAGTCCCGCAGTGCCCGGCAACCAGGGACTCTGGCGGGAGGCGGGCAGCGCCCTGCTGACAGGTCTTAGCCGCGGCCAGCGCTAG
- the uca gene encoding urea carboxylase: protein MNRFDTLLIANRGEIACRIIESARKAGLRTVAVFSEADRGAKHVKLADEAVLLGPAPAKESYLKVDAILSAAAATGAGAIHPGYGFLSEDAAFAEAVEAAGLVFVGPTPEQLRIFGTKHTARDAAQRAGVPMIAGSGLLEDVDEAVAAAETIGYPLMLKATGGGGGIGMAVCRDEADLRDNYSRVARLASSSFGTAGVFAERYIEHARHVEVQVFGDGKGRVVSLGDRDCSLQRRHQKVLEEAPAPDLPDALREELHRSSRALCASVGYRSAGTVEFVYDPIRQEASFLEVNARLQVEHPVTEAITGVDLVEWMLNLAQQEPVLEGVPDSVPVSGHAVEARIYAEDPARNFQPSAGTVTNAQYPASDVVRIDAWVETGSEVSTSYDPLLGKIITSGSTRDAAFDALAAALAETRIDGIETNLGMLRAVAGMDVVRSAGHSTGTLDTVGDPEPRITVERPGLQTSVQDWPGRTGLWQIGVPPSGPMDDLSFRLGNTALGNPEGAPGLEFTMAGPALRFTHATTVCVTGADVAVTVNGVAANTWEPITVPGNGLLDVGSADGSGLRGYILFEGGLDVPQYLVSASTFTLGQFGGHGGRVLRASDVLRTVTGYLPETVPGVVPAESRPALTSEWELKVVEGPHGAPEFFQREDIEELYSAEYEVHFNSARTGVRLIGPKPRWARNDGGEAGLHPSNIHDTAYSVGALDFTGDTPILLGPDGPSLGGFVCPVTVVAGERWKLGQLRPGDKVRFVPIRSVEAPSVKELGAARQLMLPGSAGFSTGMASGTTSGTAGLLRGDGDDGVLGRVPEGEGRPAVTFRRSGDDNLLVEYGDMVLDLGLRARVHALHQELDRLRVPGIVDLTPGIRSLQIKADPSVLPTSKLLGLVREIDASLPASSELVVPSRSVRLPLSWDDPATREAIERYMAGVRDDAPWCPWNIEFIRRINGLDSVSDVFDTVFDAEYLVLGLGDVYLGAPVATPLDPRHRLVTTKYNPARTWTPENAVGIGGAYMCIYGMEGPGGYQFVGRTTQVWSRYADAAPFEPGSPWLLRFFDRISWYPVSPEELLDLRADMAAGRGRGVEIAEGTFSLAEHEEFLERNSVSIAEFRETQAAAFAVERQVWEEAGEFDRAEQAVSLAPPADDVVVPDGGTLVTSPFAASVWKVDVEPGDVVTAGQSLVSLEAMKMETVIQAPTDGIVHRVLPSAGAQVVAGEALVVLEPVDIREPALVLEGSAS, encoded by the coding sequence ATGAACCGTTTCGACACCCTTCTCATTGCCAATCGCGGCGAGATCGCCTGCCGGATCATCGAATCCGCCCGCAAAGCCGGACTGCGCACCGTCGCCGTTTTCTCGGAGGCAGACCGCGGAGCCAAACACGTGAAGCTCGCAGATGAGGCCGTCCTGTTGGGACCTGCGCCCGCCAAGGAGTCCTATCTGAAGGTAGACGCCATCCTCAGTGCGGCGGCTGCCACCGGGGCCGGCGCCATTCACCCCGGCTACGGGTTCCTGTCCGAGGACGCCGCGTTCGCGGAAGCAGTTGAAGCAGCCGGGCTCGTCTTTGTGGGGCCCACCCCCGAACAGCTCCGGATCTTCGGGACCAAGCACACAGCGCGTGATGCCGCTCAACGCGCGGGCGTTCCCATGATCGCGGGATCCGGCCTGCTGGAAGACGTGGACGAGGCCGTGGCAGCAGCGGAAACCATCGGCTACCCGCTCATGCTCAAGGCAACCGGCGGTGGCGGCGGCATCGGCATGGCAGTTTGCCGGGACGAGGCCGATCTCCGCGACAATTACTCCCGGGTGGCACGCTTGGCCAGCTCCAGCTTCGGCACCGCCGGGGTCTTCGCGGAACGCTACATTGAACACGCCCGCCACGTGGAAGTCCAGGTGTTCGGCGACGGTAAGGGTCGCGTGGTGAGCCTCGGAGATCGTGACTGCTCGCTGCAACGCCGCCACCAGAAAGTACTCGAAGAGGCACCCGCACCGGACCTCCCTGATGCCTTGCGTGAGGAGCTGCACCGGAGTTCACGCGCCCTGTGTGCCTCCGTAGGCTACCGCTCGGCAGGCACGGTGGAGTTCGTCTACGACCCCATCCGCCAAGAGGCATCCTTCCTGGAAGTCAACGCCCGGCTGCAAGTAGAGCACCCCGTCACCGAGGCCATCACCGGCGTGGACCTGGTGGAGTGGATGCTGAATCTGGCGCAGCAGGAGCCCGTACTTGAGGGCGTGCCGGACAGCGTGCCCGTCTCAGGCCATGCCGTGGAAGCGCGCATCTACGCAGAAGACCCCGCCCGCAATTTCCAGCCCAGCGCCGGAACCGTCACCAACGCGCAGTACCCGGCCTCCGACGTCGTACGCATTGACGCCTGGGTTGAAACCGGCAGCGAAGTCTCCACCAGTTACGATCCCCTGCTGGGCAAGATCATCACTTCCGGCAGCACCCGCGACGCCGCTTTCGACGCCCTGGCCGCTGCGCTGGCAGAGACCCGCATTGATGGCATTGAGACGAACCTGGGCATGCTGCGTGCCGTGGCCGGAATGGACGTGGTCCGCTCGGCCGGGCATTCCACCGGAACCCTGGACACCGTAGGCGATCCGGAACCGCGGATCACCGTTGAGCGGCCAGGCCTCCAGACCAGCGTGCAGGACTGGCCGGGCAGGACCGGACTGTGGCAGATCGGCGTGCCGCCCAGTGGTCCCATGGATGACTTGTCGTTCCGGCTGGGCAACACCGCCCTGGGTAACCCCGAGGGCGCGCCCGGGTTGGAGTTCACCATGGCCGGGCCGGCGCTCCGGTTCACCCACGCCACCACGGTGTGCGTCACCGGCGCTGACGTCGCCGTCACCGTCAACGGCGTCGCGGCTAACACTTGGGAGCCCATCACCGTCCCCGGGAACGGCCTGCTGGATGTCGGCTCGGCTGACGGTTCCGGGCTGCGGGGTTACATCCTGTTTGAAGGCGGGCTGGATGTTCCCCAGTACCTTGTCAGCGCGTCCACCTTCACCTTGGGCCAGTTCGGCGGCCACGGCGGCCGTGTGCTGCGGGCCAGCGATGTGCTCCGAACGGTCACCGGGTACCTGCCCGAAACCGTCCCCGGCGTAGTCCCGGCGGAGAGCCGCCCGGCACTCACCTCGGAATGGGAGCTGAAAGTGGTGGAAGGGCCGCATGGCGCACCCGAATTCTTCCAACGCGAAGACATAGAGGAGCTCTATTCCGCCGAATATGAGGTCCACTTCAACTCCGCCCGCACCGGCGTCCGCCTGATCGGGCCCAAACCGCGCTGGGCACGCAATGATGGCGGCGAGGCCGGACTGCACCCCTCCAATATTCACGACACCGCCTACTCGGTAGGCGCCCTGGACTTCACCGGCGACACCCCCATCCTGCTGGGCCCGGATGGTCCCAGCCTTGGCGGTTTCGTCTGCCCCGTCACCGTGGTGGCCGGCGAGCGCTGGAAGCTGGGGCAACTCCGTCCCGGGGACAAGGTCCGCTTTGTGCCGATCCGCTCGGTTGAGGCGCCTTCCGTCAAGGAACTCGGCGCTGCACGGCAGCTGATGCTCCCGGGCAGTGCCGGCTTCAGCACGGGCATGGCGTCCGGCACTACGTCCGGCACCGCTGGACTGCTGCGCGGAGACGGCGACGACGGCGTGCTGGGCCGGGTGCCCGAAGGCGAGGGCCGGCCTGCGGTCACCTTCCGCCGCTCCGGTGATGACAACCTTCTGGTGGAGTACGGGGATATGGTGCTGGACCTGGGCCTGCGCGCCCGCGTCCACGCCCTGCACCAGGAACTGGACCGTCTCAGAGTCCCGGGCATCGTGGACCTGACCCCGGGCATCCGTTCCTTGCAGATCAAGGCTGATCCGTCGGTCCTACCCACATCCAAGCTGTTGGGCTTGGTCAGGGAGATAGACGCTTCGCTCCCTGCCAGTTCGGAGTTGGTGGTGCCTAGCCGCAGTGTCCGCCTCCCGTTGTCTTGGGATGACCCCGCCACCCGTGAGGCAATCGAGCGTTACATGGCAGGTGTCCGCGATGACGCCCCGTGGTGCCCGTGGAACATCGAGTTCATTCGCCGCATCAACGGCTTGGACTCTGTCAGCGATGTCTTCGATACCGTCTTCGACGCCGAGTACCTTGTTTTGGGTCTGGGGGACGTGTACCTGGGAGCCCCGGTGGCAACGCCCTTGGATCCGCGGCACCGGCTGGTCACCACCAAGTACAACCCTGCCCGCACGTGGACCCCGGAGAACGCCGTGGGCATTGGCGGGGCCTACATGTGCATTTACGGCATGGAAGGTCCAGGTGGTTACCAGTTTGTTGGGCGGACCACGCAAGTATGGTCGCGCTACGCGGACGCCGCGCCCTTCGAGCCCGGCTCCCCGTGGCTGCTCCGGTTCTTTGACCGTATTTCCTGGTACCCCGTCAGCCCTGAGGAACTCCTGGATCTCCGGGCGGACATGGCTGCCGGCAGGGGCCGGGGCGTGGAGATTGCGGAAGGCACTTTCTCGCTGGCCGAACATGAGGAATTCCTGGAGCGTAACAGCGTCTCCATCGCGGAGTTCCGTGAAACCCAGGCGGCCGCCTTCGCTGTGGAACGCCAGGTCTGGGAGGAAGCCGGCGAGTTCGATCGCGCAGAGCAGGCTGTTTCCCTGGCCCCGCCAGCGGACGACGTGGTGGTTCCCGACGGCGGGACCTTGGTCACGTCCCCGTTCGCCGCGAGTGTGTGGAAAGTGGACGTGGAACCCGGCGACGTGGTGACGGCCGGCCAGTCCCTGGTTTCCCTGGAGGCGATGAAAATGGAGACGGTCATTCAAGCCCCCACGGATGGCATCGTGCACCGCGTCCTCCCGTCGGCCGGCGCCCAAGTGGTAGCAGGCGAGGCACTGGTGGTGCTTGAGCCTGTGGACATTCGGGAACCCGCACTTGTGCTGGAAGGAAGCGCATCATGA
- a CDS encoding urea amidolyase associated protein UAAP2 — protein sequence MNAIAETIPALVPGHVVLDELVEARGPWSAVVEAGDVLTIVDLDGNQAVDCILYAAQDTSTRYSAAMTIATQGNIFLTTGSVLRADSGRELMTVVADEVGIHDTIGGACSQESNTLRYGQHTHEQHACVENFLIEGAKWDLGKKDLVSNINWFMNVPVDPDGALGIVDGLSAPGKRVAVRAEVDTLVLVSNCPQINNPCNGFNPTPVRMIVTRPEARA from the coding sequence ATGAACGCCATCGCAGAAACCATCCCCGCACTAGTGCCAGGGCACGTGGTACTGGACGAGTTGGTGGAAGCCCGCGGCCCGTGGTCCGCCGTGGTTGAGGCCGGAGACGTACTCACCATTGTGGACCTCGATGGCAACCAGGCCGTGGACTGCATTCTCTACGCGGCCCAAGACACCAGCACCCGCTACTCGGCCGCCATGACCATCGCGACCCAAGGCAACATCTTCCTCACCACCGGCTCAGTCCTGCGCGCGGACAGCGGCCGGGAACTCATGACCGTGGTGGCAGATGAGGTTGGCATCCACGACACCATCGGAGGCGCCTGCTCGCAGGAATCCAACACCCTCCGCTATGGCCAGCACACCCATGAACAGCACGCCTGTGTGGAGAACTTCCTCATTGAAGGCGCCAAGTGGGACCTGGGCAAGAAGGATCTGGTGTCCAACATCAACTGGTTCATGAACGTACCCGTGGACCCTGATGGTGCCCTTGGAATCGTGGACGGGTTATCCGCTCCGGGCAAGCGCGTAGCAGTCCGCGCCGAGGTGGACACCCTGGTGCTCGTATCCAACTGCCCCCAAATCAACAACCCTTGCAACGGCTTCAACCCCACGCCGGTGCGCATGATCGTCACACGTCCGGAGGCCCGCGCATGA
- a CDS encoding urea amidolyase associated protein UAAP1, which translates to MTQTLETRTAENATATTAGAKLHARAQHGRTAETMIHVPATSAPERLTRNLPREAKDSLTWAETLSFGRYTHLELARGTRLRLTDLDGDACVHAVIIRSGAQHERLNVADTVKVPWQAYMTTGHPLLSDAGRLMATVVADSSGKHDALTGTTNLAGNTAKYGAGSAHSPSPAGRELLTLGGMKHGVSQRQLPPSLSFFKGVTVDRDGSIQFAGSAGAGAVVELLLHMDAVLVLANTAHPLDPRAEFSGSAVDIIAWQAPQDLAALVDGTLDVGLGPEGRLALHNTELDYNARTSA; encoded by the coding sequence ATGACACAGACTCTTGAAACACGCACCGCTGAAAACGCCACCGCCACAACAGCCGGCGCCAAGCTGCACGCACGGGCCCAGCACGGGCGTACAGCCGAGACCATGATCCACGTTCCGGCTACTTCGGCCCCGGAACGATTGACCCGGAACCTTCCCAGGGAGGCAAAGGATTCCCTGACCTGGGCAGAAACACTCTCGTTCGGCCGCTACACCCACTTGGAACTGGCCCGTGGGACGCGCCTCAGGCTCACGGACCTCGACGGCGATGCTTGCGTTCACGCTGTCATCATCCGTAGCGGAGCCCAGCACGAGCGGCTCAACGTTGCGGATACTGTCAAAGTCCCTTGGCAGGCCTACATGACCACAGGCCACCCGCTTCTTTCCGATGCCGGACGGCTCATGGCAACAGTAGTGGCCGATTCCTCCGGGAAGCACGATGCCCTCACCGGCACCACCAACCTGGCCGGTAACACCGCCAAATACGGTGCCGGATCAGCCCACAGCCCGTCGCCGGCAGGCCGCGAGCTCCTCACCCTCGGCGGCATGAAGCACGGGGTCAGCCAAAGGCAACTCCCGCCGTCGTTGTCGTTCTTCAAGGGCGTCACCGTGGACCGGGACGGCAGCATCCAGTTCGCCGGCAGCGCCGGCGCCGGGGCCGTCGTCGAACTTCTCCTCCACATGGACGCGGTGCTGGTACTGGCCAATACCGCCCACCCGTTGGACCCGCGTGCGGAGTTCAGCGGCAGCGCCGTGGACATCATCGCGTGGCAGGCGCCGCAAGACCTCGCCGCCTTGGTGGACGGAACCCTCGATGTCGGCCTCGGCCCGGAAGGGCGTCTCGCCCTCCACAACACAGAACTCGACTACAACGCAAGGACTTCCGCATGA
- a CDS encoding amino acid permease, with the protein MTSTLSTAASRTDDADLTALGYEPTLHRKLGRYASFAAGFSFVSILTTIFQLFAFGYSFAGPAFFWTWPLVLVGQLLVALNFAELAARYPLSGAVYQWSRRMGGEVVGWFAGWFMSIAQVITAAAAAIALQVVLPQLWDGFQVVGGDPALTSPTGAANAVILGAILLVITTVINCLGVKLMSHVNSIGVTCEIVGVAAVILALFSAAQRGPEVVADVSVVTTSDLGAVGAFLVSGLMAAYVMVGFNSAGELSEETKNPRKTAPRTILSALIISGIGGGLMIIAALMAAPSLDDDRLATEGLPYVLTAVLGTFWGKVLLVDVAIAIFVCTLAIQTAGSRLVFSMARDGKLPASALLSKVHSQRGTPMWPSIAIGALAVGILAINIGNSALFTTLCSVCIVMVYLAYLMVTVPQLLSRFRGDWDRVGQTMPSGLFSLGRWGLPVNIMAVLYGALMVINLSWPRPEVYDPSGEHGILLFSAPIMVGAVLLLGLWIRRNIRVRENKAAEAADAS; encoded by the coding sequence ATGACTTCCACCCTTTCGACGGCGGCCAGCCGCACCGATGATGCAGACCTGACAGCCCTTGGCTACGAGCCCACCCTGCACCGCAAGCTGGGCCGCTACGCGTCGTTCGCCGCAGGTTTTTCGTTCGTCTCCATCCTGACCACCATCTTCCAACTCTTCGCCTTCGGCTACTCCTTCGCCGGTCCCGCCTTCTTCTGGACGTGGCCCTTGGTGTTGGTGGGCCAACTCCTCGTGGCGTTGAACTTTGCCGAGCTCGCCGCACGTTACCCGCTGTCCGGCGCCGTCTATCAGTGGTCGCGCCGCATGGGTGGCGAAGTGGTGGGATGGTTCGCCGGCTGGTTCATGTCCATCGCCCAGGTCATCACTGCTGCCGCAGCAGCCATCGCCCTCCAGGTGGTCCTCCCCCAATTGTGGGATGGCTTCCAAGTTGTTGGCGGCGACCCCGCTCTGACGTCCCCCACAGGCGCGGCGAACGCAGTCATCCTCGGCGCCATACTCCTGGTGATTACCACCGTGATCAACTGCCTGGGCGTGAAGCTCATGTCCCACGTCAACTCCATCGGCGTCACCTGCGAGATTGTGGGCGTTGCCGCGGTGATCCTTGCCCTGTTTTCAGCCGCGCAGCGCGGCCCGGAAGTAGTAGCGGACGTCAGTGTTGTCACAACCTCGGACCTTGGCGCAGTGGGCGCCTTCCTGGTGTCCGGGTTGATGGCCGCCTACGTCATGGTGGGCTTCAACTCCGCCGGCGAACTCTCGGAGGAGACCAAGAACCCCCGCAAAACGGCCCCGCGCACCATCCTTTCAGCACTGATCATCTCCGGTATTGGCGGCGGGCTCATGATCATCGCCGCCCTGATGGCAGCGCCAAGTCTCGACGACGACCGGCTCGCCACCGAGGGGCTCCCCTACGTCCTGACGGCCGTGCTGGGTACATTCTGGGGCAAAGTACTGCTGGTTGACGTGGCAATCGCCATCTTCGTCTGCACGTTGGCCATCCAAACGGCCGGTTCGCGGCTGGTGTTCTCCATGGCCCGCGACGGCAAACTTCCGGCCTCCGCCCTGCTCTCCAAAGTCCACTCGCAGCGGGGAACCCCCATGTGGCCCTCCATCGCCATCGGAGCCCTGGCTGTGGGCATCCTCGCCATCAACATCGGCAACTCCGCACTCTTCACCACCCTCTGCAGCGTGTGCATCGTGATGGTGTACCTGGCGTACCTGATGGTCACGGTCCCGCAGCTGCTCAGCCGTTTCCGGGGCGATTGGGACCGGGTGGGGCAGACCATGCCGTCCGGACTCTTTTCGCTGGGCCGTTGGGGCTTGCCGGTCAACATTATGGCCGTGCTGTATGGCGCCCTGATGGTCATCAACCTTTCCTGGCCCCGCCCGGAAGTGTACGACCCCTCCGGAGAGCACGGGATCCTGCTTTTCTCCGCCCCCATCATGGTGGGCGCCGTCTTGCTCCTTGGCCTCTGGATCCGGCGGAACATCCGGGTTCGGGAGAACAAAGCCGCAGAAGCCGCAGACGCCAGCTGA
- a CDS encoding TetR/AcrR family transcriptional regulator has translation MTTVGPGRPRKQQAVRPGATARDEILDAAAELFTGQGFANTSTRAIADAVGIRQSSLYHHFSTKDEILGDLLGGTVSTSLAFARAVHGESGEGRQELAPAARLHAVVLFDGSQLCSSRWNLGVLYHLPEARAEVFQPFMAARTELRTIYGELGQELTAVCDSGAGLGDTAFRLVESLINLRADGLISADSASTTADTVMILAGLKRELPAVRAASSELISRFGDVPDLIAG, from the coding sequence GTGACTACAGTCGGACCGGGACGCCCCCGCAAGCAGCAGGCGGTGCGCCCTGGAGCCACCGCCCGTGACGAAATACTGGATGCGGCAGCCGAGCTTTTTACGGGGCAAGGGTTCGCCAACACCTCCACCCGGGCCATTGCTGACGCCGTGGGAATCCGGCAATCGTCGCTGTACCACCACTTCTCCACCAAGGACGAGATTCTGGGTGACCTCCTCGGCGGGACGGTGTCCACCAGCCTGGCCTTTGCGCGTGCAGTGCACGGAGAATCCGGTGAAGGCAGGCAGGAACTGGCCCCCGCGGCACGATTGCACGCGGTGGTCCTTTTTGATGGTTCTCAACTCTGCAGTTCCCGCTGGAACCTCGGGGTTCTCTATCACCTGCCGGAGGCCAGGGCAGAAGTCTTCCAGCCGTTCATGGCAGCACGGACAGAACTCCGGACCATTTACGGAGAGTTGGGGCAGGAACTGACGGCCGTCTGCGACTCAGGCGCTGGTCTCGGCGATACTGCCTTCAGATTGGTGGAGTCGCTGATCAACCTCCGCGCGGACGGACTGATCTCTGCAGACTCGGCGTCCACCACGGCAGATACAGTGATGATCCTCGCCGGGCTCAAACGGGAGCTTCCTGCGGTGAGGGCCGCCAGTAGCGAGCTCATCAGCCGGTTTGGAGACGTACCCGATCTTATTGCTGGCTAG